In one Polaribacter sp. ALD11 genomic region, the following are encoded:
- a CDS encoding lactonase family protein — protein sequence MEKENIFYVGTYTKKDSKGIYKFRLSKEGKLQNLGLAAAITNPSFLAKSKDGKTLFAVEETNENNTGFISSYEVRKDTLKFLSKQETGGAHPCFVAVNKDNYLLTANYTGGNIGLLKADKKGNIAPLSFVQQHIGKGITDRQKTPHAHSAWFHPTKDEVISVDLGTNELWFSTLDTTKKELVFTDQKKLKMAEGAGPRHLTFHPNNKWFYVLNELNNTVSLVKEKNDTYFVETSIATVPENFTGISSAADIHISKDGKFLYTSNRGHDTIAIFKLNSENGTLTTVGYQSVLGKNPRNFSLSPDEAFLLVANQDTDNIISFKRDATTGKLTFVAEVAAPMPVCILF from the coding sequence ATGGAAAAGGAAAACATCTTTTATGTTGGAACGTATACTAAAAAAGATAGCAAAGGAATCTATAAATTCAGACTGTCCAAAGAAGGAAAACTACAAAATTTAGGGCTAGCTGCTGCAATTACAAACCCTAGTTTTTTAGCAAAATCAAAAGATGGAAAAACACTTTTTGCTGTTGAAGAAACAAATGAAAATAATACAGGATTTATTAGTTCTTATGAAGTTAGAAAGGATACTTTAAAATTCTTAAGCAAACAAGAAACTGGCGGCGCTCATCCTTGTTTTGTTGCTGTTAATAAAGATAATTATCTACTTACTGCAAATTATACTGGTGGAAATATCGGTTTATTAAAAGCAGATAAAAAAGGTAACATTGCTCCACTTTCTTTTGTACAACAACACATAGGTAAAGGAATTACAGATAGACAGAAAACACCACATGCGCACTCTGCTTGGTTTCATCCCACAAAAGATGAAGTTATTTCGGTAGATTTAGGAACCAATGAATTGTGGTTTTCTACCCTTGATACTACCAAGAAGGAACTTGTTTTTACGGATCAAAAAAAGTTAAAAATGGCAGAAGGTGCTGGCCCAAGACACCTAACGTTTCACCCGAATAACAAGTGGTTTTATGTTTTAAACGAACTAAATAACACCGTTTCTTTAGTAAAGGAAAAAAATGACACCTATTTTGTAGAAACTTCAATTGCTACAGTACCAGAAAATTTTACAGGTATTAGCAGTGCCGCAGATATTCATATTTCTAAAGATGGTAAATTCTTATATACTTCTAATCGCGGACATGATACGATCGCTATTTTTAAGTTGAATTCAGAAAACGGAACTTTAACAACGGTAGGTTACCAATCGGTTTTAGGTAAAAATCCTCGTAATTTTTCTTTATCACCAGATGAAGCGTTTCTTTTAGTTGCCAATCAAGACACCGATAATATCATTTCTTTTAAACGAGATGCCACCACAGGAAAATTAACTTTTGTAGCTGAAGTTGCGGCGCCAATGCCTGTTTGTATTTTGTTTTAA